In one Corynebacterium bovis DSM 20582 = CIP 54.80 genomic region, the following are encoded:
- a CDS encoding COX15/CtaA family protein: MRTRTDDATNPLRRGLLAFYAFVHRILAGAHRRWGTPAVAPLARQRVYGIVLLCAQVGITFTGAIVRVTGSGLGCPTWPECQPGSLIPVGGTTPWVHQAIEFGNRLLTFVVAVAAIACFLAVVRAGRRNSIIDLAFVQGIGIIVQAVLGGISVHLGLAWWSVAMHFLPSMALVFMAAVLVTKIGEPDDGRKRPFMPRPLRYLATGSAVLLGVTLVTGTMTTGAGPHAGDAAVRPEDRLQIPLIEIANLHAHGMYIYLGVTIGLLAGLIAVKVDVPLRRATLLLIAGIVVQAAVGIVQYWLGVPRWTVPLHVVGAGIVTAGTGFVWARRYRYVEGVAHHSGSLEGDSTLASSYDG, encoded by the coding sequence ATGCGTACCAGGACAGACGACGCCACCAACCCGCTGCGGCGGGGCCTGCTGGCGTTCTACGCCTTCGTTCACCGGATCCTCGCGGGCGCGCACCGGAGATGGGGCACCCCCGCGGTCGCCCCGCTCGCCCGGCAGCGGGTGTACGGCATCGTGCTCCTCTGCGCGCAGGTCGGCATCACCTTCACCGGGGCCATCGTCCGGGTCACGGGGTCCGGCCTGGGCTGCCCGACCTGGCCGGAGTGTCAGCCCGGGTCGCTGATCCCGGTCGGGGGCACCACGCCGTGGGTCCACCAGGCCATCGAGTTCGGCAACCGGCTGCTCACCTTCGTCGTCGCCGTCGCGGCGATCGCCTGTTTCCTCGCGGTCGTCCGGGCCGGACGCCGGAACAGCATCATCGACCTCGCGTTCGTGCAGGGCATCGGCATCATCGTCCAGGCGGTGCTCGGCGGCATCTCCGTCCACCTCGGCCTCGCGTGGTGGAGCGTCGCGATGCACTTCCTGCCGTCGATGGCGCTGGTGTTCATGGCGGCGGTTCTCGTCACGAAGATCGGTGAGCCCGACGACGGCCGGAAGCGTCCCTTCATGCCCCGCCCCCTGCGGTACCTCGCGACGGGGTCGGCGGTGCTGCTCGGGGTCACCCTCGTCACGGGCACGATGACGACGGGCGCCGGCCCGCACGCCGGTGACGCCGCGGTCCGGCCGGAGGACCGGCTCCAGATCCCGCTCATCGAGATCGCCAACCTCCACGCCCACGGCATGTACATCTATCTCGGCGTGACCATCGGCCTCCTGGCCGGGCTCATCGCCGTCAAGGTCGACGTCCCCCTCCGCCGGGCGACGCTGCTGCTCATCGCCGGCATCGTCGTGCAGGCCGCCGTCGGGATCGTCCAGTACTGGCTGGGGGTCCCGCGGTGGACCGTCCCGCTGCACGTCGTCGGCGCGGGGATCGTCACCGCCGGGACGGGGTTCGTGTGGGCGCGGCGGTACCGGTACGTCGAGGGGGTCGCGCACCACTCCGGGTCCCTCGAGGGGGACTCGACGCTCGCCTCCTCCTACGACGGCTGA
- a CDS encoding ABC transporter permease produces the protein MTGPTAHEDPRATPTAPAGGRFRPGLFTPNPTPAPPGRLLLSQARIETLLFLRHGEQQLLSLVIPVCLLIGMTLLPIVDLDDSVRRVFPMALGVAVMSAGFTGQAIAVAFDRRYGALKRIGASGVPTWALIAGKIMAVAAAVVVQIVVLTVVALILGWRPVAAGIPLALIFIIVGVAAFTGLGLLLGGTLSSELVLALGNTIWFALMGAAVAVTLEPGIPDGLMQVLTVIPSVALTQGLIGAAAGYFPGQAVAVLAAWAVLGVLAAMKHFSFTMDRD, from the coding sequence ATGACCGGACCGACCGCTCACGAGGACCCGCGGGCCACGCCGACGGCCCCGGCCGGGGGACGGTTCCGCCCCGGGCTGTTCACGCCGAACCCCACGCCCGCCCCGCCCGGCCGGCTGCTCCTCTCCCAGGCCCGGATCGAGACGCTGCTGTTCCTCCGCCACGGTGAGCAGCAGCTCCTCTCCCTCGTCATCCCGGTCTGCCTCCTCATCGGCATGACGCTCCTGCCGATCGTCGACCTCGACGACTCGGTGCGGCGCGTCTTCCCCATGGCCCTCGGCGTCGCCGTCATGAGCGCGGGCTTCACCGGCCAGGCGATCGCCGTCGCCTTCGACCGGCGCTACGGGGCGCTGAAACGCATCGGCGCGTCGGGCGTGCCGACCTGGGCGCTCATCGCGGGCAAGATCATGGCCGTCGCCGCGGCGGTGGTCGTCCAGATCGTGGTGCTCACCGTCGTCGCCCTCATCCTCGGCTGGCGGCCCGTCGCGGCGGGGATCCCCCTCGCCCTCATCTTCATCATCGTGGGCGTCGCCGCGTTCACCGGGCTCGGGCTGCTCCTCGGCGGCACGTTGAGCTCGGAGCTCGTCCTCGCGCTCGGGAACACCATCTGGTTCGCGCTCATGGGCGCCGCGGTCGCGGTGACCCTCGAACCGGGCATCCCCGACGGGCTCATGCAGGTGCTCACCGTCATCCCCTCCGTGGCCCTGACGCAGGGGCTCATCGGCGCCGCCGCCGGGTACTTCCCCGGTCAGGCCGTCGCCGTGCTCGCGGCGTGGGCGGTGCTCGGCGTCCTCGCCGCGATGAAGCACTTCTCCTTCACCATGGACCGCGACTGA
- a CDS encoding ABC transporter ATP-binding protein, whose amino-acid sequence MYEAEVLELRGVVKRYGAATAVDGLDLELRRAEVLALLGPNGAGKTTTVEMCEGFLVPDDGVVRVLGMDPAEQADEIRGRIGVMLQGGGAYPGIRVGEMLRLAASYSSDPLDPRWLLDTVGLTGHESTAYRRLSGGEQQRLSLAMALVGRPELVFLDEPTAGLDAQSRLLVWDLVSALRRDGVAVVLTTHLMDEAEALADRVVIMDHGTVVARGTTAELTTGQEPTLSLSTDRDLDVAATQAWLDRHGQSTTVRRQRPRQYCVDGAVTPEAVAAVTAAAADQGVLVSTMSVDHRSLEDVFLDITGREMRA is encoded by the coding sequence GTGTATGAGGCAGAGGTACTCGAACTCCGTGGCGTCGTGAAGCGGTACGGCGCGGCGACGGCGGTGGACGGGCTCGACCTCGAGCTCCGCCGGGCCGAGGTGCTCGCCCTCCTCGGCCCCAACGGTGCCGGGAAGACCACGACCGTCGAGATGTGCGAGGGCTTCCTCGTCCCCGACGACGGTGTCGTCCGCGTCCTCGGGATGGACCCCGCCGAGCAGGCCGACGAGATCCGGGGGCGGATCGGCGTCATGCTCCAGGGCGGCGGGGCGTACCCCGGCATCCGGGTCGGTGAGATGCTGCGTCTCGCGGCGTCGTACAGTTCCGACCCCCTCGACCCCCGGTGGTTGCTCGACACCGTCGGGCTCACCGGGCACGAGTCGACGGCCTACCGGCGCCTCTCCGGTGGCGAACAGCAGCGGCTGTCCCTTGCGATGGCCCTCGTCGGCCGCCCCGAACTGGTCTTCCTCGACGAGCCGACCGCCGGGCTCGACGCGCAGTCCCGCCTGCTCGTGTGGGACCTCGTCAGCGCGCTGCGCCGCGACGGCGTCGCCGTCGTCCTCACCACCCACCTCATGGACGAGGCCGAGGCCCTCGCCGACCGGGTCGTCATCATGGACCACGGCACCGTCGTCGCCCGCGGGACGACCGCCGAGCTCACCACCGGACAGGAACCCACGCTCTCCCTGTCGACCGACCGGGACCTCGACGTCGCCGCGACCCAGGCGTGGCTCGACCGGCACGGGCAGTCGACGACCGTGCGCCGCCAGCGGCCCCGGCAGTACTGCGTCGACGGCGCGGTGACACCGGAGGCCGTCGCCGCCGTGACCGCCGCGGCCGCCGACCAGGGGGTGCTCGTCTCGACGATGAGCGTGGACCACCGCTCGCTCGAGGACGTCTTCCTCGACATCACAGGACGGGAGATGCGCGCATGA
- the mptB gene encoding polyprenol phosphomannose-dependent alpha 1,6 mannosyltransferase MptB: MRETTTDTPPGPRPAGRRPRRRAAVLPLRDIAPSLGLAGSRSAHLHEGPDCPDTLARLSQADVARVRLATVLGTFGSALVAVGGLGAGAMPVVDNPLWTVGWINVLARMLQATTVTVFVGIGALVAAWLILGLHAVPVRPPRTARLVPLRTLRRILALWLIPLTLTAPLFTQDIYSYLAQGAIAHRGLDAYSAGPVDLLGINDPLARSVPYLWAHSPSPYGPVALLTGSLISAVTGDTVVVAVVLHRLVAVAGVALAGWAIVRLAARCGVRPQAAFWLGVLNPLTLLHLVGGIHNEALMMGLLLAGVEFCLRAVDRADRPRTSRIVLMVAGTALVCCAGMVKVTAFMALGFTTAALARRRGGRLRDLVVAALWSGLGLVVVTGGVSLLSGIGLGWIDAQGGAASIVSWMSVTTDIGLLTATSGMLLGLGDHTEAALTLARGAGVVVGLFWVARMLWASFRGRIHPVGGLGVATFFLVAFFPVVHPWYLLWAILPLAAWANHRGFRLAVILYSVAFSFFILPRGLSLPPGTVLTIYVMSAVGVAVVLGAVWWAARRRGLRLTFRPPRGPGAAQGR, from the coding sequence ATGAGGGAGACGACGACCGACACCCCGCCCGGGCCCCGGCCCGCCGGTCGGCGACCCCGACGACGGGCCGCCGTCCTCCCCCTGCGCGACATCGCCCCGTCGCTCGGCCTCGCCGGGTCACGGTCCGCGCACCTCCACGAGGGGCCGGACTGCCCGGACACCCTCGCCCGGCTCAGCCAGGCGGACGTCGCGCGCGTCCGCCTCGCCACGGTGCTCGGGACGTTCGGCTCCGCGCTCGTCGCCGTCGGGGGGCTCGGTGCAGGGGCGATGCCCGTCGTCGACAACCCCCTGTGGACCGTGGGCTGGATCAACGTCCTCGCCCGGATGCTCCAGGCCACCACCGTCACCGTCTTCGTCGGCATCGGCGCGCTCGTCGCCGCCTGGCTGATCCTCGGGCTCCACGCCGTCCCCGTCCGCCCCCCGCGGACGGCCCGGCTCGTCCCCCTGCGCACCCTTCGCCGGATCCTCGCCCTGTGGCTGATCCCGCTCACCCTCACCGCGCCGCTGTTCACCCAGGACATCTACTCCTACCTCGCGCAGGGGGCCATCGCGCACCGGGGGCTCGACGCCTACTCCGCCGGCCCGGTGGACCTGCTCGGCATCAACGACCCCCTCGCCCGCTCCGTGCCCTACCTCTGGGCGCACTCCCCCTCCCCCTACGGCCCCGTCGCCCTGCTCACCGGGTCGCTGATCTCGGCCGTGACCGGGGACACCGTCGTCGTCGCCGTCGTCCTCCACCGCCTCGTCGCCGTGGCCGGCGTCGCACTCGCCGGGTGGGCGATCGTCCGGCTCGCGGCACGCTGCGGCGTCCGCCCGCAGGCCGCGTTCTGGCTCGGCGTCCTCAACCCGCTGACGCTGCTCCACCTCGTCGGCGGGATCCACAACGAGGCCCTCATGATGGGGCTGCTCCTCGCCGGCGTGGAGTTCTGCCTCCGGGCGGTCGACCGCGCCGACCGGCCGCGGACCAGCCGGATCGTCCTCATGGTCGCCGGGACCGCGCTCGTCTGCTGCGCCGGGATGGTCAAGGTCACGGCCTTCATGGCGCTGGGGTTCACCACCGCGGCGCTCGCCCGGCGGCGGGGCGGGCGTTTGCGCGACCTCGTCGTCGCGGCCCTGTGGTCCGGCCTCGGGCTCGTCGTCGTCACGGGCGGGGTCTCGCTGCTGTCCGGGATCGGGCTCGGGTGGATCGACGCCCAGGGCGGCGCCGCCTCCATCGTGAGCTGGATGTCGGTGACGACGGACATCGGCCTGCTCACCGCCACCTCCGGGATGCTCCTCGGGCTCGGGGACCACACCGAGGCCGCGCTCACCCTGGCCCGCGGGGCGGGCGTCGTCGTCGGCCTGTTCTGGGTGGCGCGGATGCTGTGGGCGTCGTTCCGGGGCCGCATCCACCCGGTCGGCGGACTGGGCGTGGCGACCTTCTTCCTCGTCGCGTTCTTCCCGGTCGTGCACCCCTGGTACCTGCTGTGGGCGATCCTCCCCCTGGCGGCCTGGGCGAACCACCGCGGGTTCCGGCTCGCCGTGATCCTCTACTCGGTGGCGTTCAGCTTCTTCATCCTCCCCCGCGGGCTCAGCCTCCCGCCCGGGACGGTCCTCACGATCTACGTCATGTCCGCCGTCGGTGTCGCCGTCGTGCTCGGCGCGGTGTGGTGGGCCGCCCGACGACGCGGGCTGCGCCTGACCTTCCGGCCACCTCGCGGGCCCGGCGCTGCGCAGGGGCGCTAG
- a CDS encoding helix-turn-helix transcriptional regulator: MAAPDTNDTRHQILLHVLTHGPVRASEIGDAVGLSAAGVRRHLDCIVADGLAETVDAPDRHTRSRGRPARRYRLTDAGRATFGHDYDTLARLALHALREAGGEEAVEEFASRRVRSMLAAAGDPGDGRSGGDTGTVVATASRIADVLSGHGYAATVDHTAGGVQICRHHCPIQEVAHEFPELCAAEHRVVAELLGQHTQPLATIADGNGICTTHIPLTTIHPSPEKESEQ; encoded by the coding sequence ATGGCGGCACCGGACACGAACGACACGCGACACCAGATCCTCCTGCACGTCCTGACCCACGGCCCGGTACGCGCGTCCGAGATCGGTGACGCCGTCGGCCTCAGCGCCGCGGGGGTCCGTCGACACCTCGACTGCATCGTCGCCGACGGCCTGGCGGAGACCGTCGACGCCCCCGACCGTCACACGCGTTCGCGGGGACGGCCGGCGCGGCGGTACCGCCTCACCGACGCCGGTCGGGCGACGTTCGGCCATGATTACGACACCCTGGCACGGCTCGCCCTCCACGCCCTCCGCGAGGCGGGCGGGGAGGAGGCCGTCGAGGAGTTCGCGTCGCGACGGGTGCGCTCGATGCTCGCCGCGGCCGGGGACCCCGGGGACGGGCGGTCCGGTGGGGACACCGGCACCGTCGTCGCCACCGCGTCCCGCATCGCCGACGTGCTCAGCGGGCACGGATACGCGGCGACCGTCGACCACACCGCAGGTGGTGTCCAGATCTGCCGGCACCACTGCCCGATCCAGGAGGTCGCCCACGAGTTCCCCGAACTCTGCGCCGCCGAACACCGCGTGGTCGCGGAACTGCTCGGACAGCACACCCAGCCCCTGGCGACCATCGCCGACGGCAACGGCATCTGCACGACCCACATCCCGCTGACCACCATCCACCCTTCACCGGAGAAGGAGAGCGAGCAATGA
- the sufB gene encoding Fe-S cluster assembly protein SufB produces the protein MTQAATPQTTDTQKPRSDEEIIDSIGAYGYGWHDNDTAGATARRGLNEDVVRDISSKKGEPEWMLRRRLKALEIFDRKPLPTWGADLSGIDFDNIKYFVRSTEKQATTWDELPDDIKRTYDKLGIPEAEKQRLVAGVAAQYESEVVYHQIREDLERQGVIFVDTDSGLRDYPELFEEYFGTVIPAGDNKFSALNTAVWSGGSFIYVPKGVHVDIPLQAYFRINTENMGQFERTLIIVDEDAYVHYVEGCTAPIYKTDSLHSAVVEIVVKKGGRCRYTTIQNWSNNVYNLVTKRTKVDEGGTMEWVDGNIGSKVTMKYPAVWMTGPYAKGEVLSVAFAGEGQFQDTGAKMIHMAPHTSSNIVSKSVARGGGRAAYRGLVQINKDAHHSTSNVECDALLVDSVSRSDTYPYNDIRNDHVSLGHEATVSQVSEDQLFYLMSRGLEEEEAMAMIVRGFVEPIAKELPMEYALELNRLIELQMEGSVG, from the coding sequence ATGACTCAAGCCGCAACACCCCAGACCACGGACACGCAGAAGCCACGCTCCGACGAGGAGATCATCGACTCCATCGGCGCCTACGGCTACGGCTGGCACGACAACGACACCGCCGGGGCCACCGCCCGACGGGGCCTCAACGAGGACGTCGTCCGCGACATCTCCTCGAAGAAGGGCGAGCCGGAGTGGATGCTCCGGCGCCGCCTCAAGGCCCTCGAGATCTTCGACCGCAAGCCCCTGCCGACCTGGGGTGCGGACCTCAGCGGGATCGACTTCGACAACATCAAGTACTTCGTCCGCTCCACCGAGAAGCAGGCGACGACCTGGGACGAGCTGCCGGACGACATCAAGCGCACGTACGACAAGCTCGGCATCCCCGAGGCGGAGAAGCAGCGGCTCGTCGCCGGTGTCGCCGCCCAGTACGAGTCCGAGGTCGTCTACCACCAGATCCGCGAGGACCTCGAGCGCCAGGGCGTCATCTTCGTCGACACCGACTCGGGCCTCCGGGACTACCCGGAGCTGTTCGAGGAGTACTTCGGCACCGTCATCCCGGCCGGCGACAACAAGTTCTCCGCGCTCAACACCGCGGTGTGGTCCGGCGGCTCGTTCATCTACGTCCCGAAGGGCGTGCACGTCGACATCCCGCTCCAGGCGTACTTCCGCATCAACACGGAGAACATGGGCCAGTTCGAGCGGACGCTCATCATCGTCGACGAGGACGCCTACGTCCACTACGTCGAGGGCTGCACGGCCCCGATCTACAAGACGGACTCCCTGCACTCCGCCGTCGTCGAGATCGTCGTGAAGAAGGGCGGCCGCTGCCGCTACACGACCATCCAGAACTGGTCGAACAACGTCTACAACCTCGTGACGAAGCGCACCAAGGTCGACGAGGGCGGCACGATGGAGTGGGTCGACGGCAACATCGGCTCGAAGGTCACGATGAAGTACCCCGCGGTCTGGATGACCGGGCCGTACGCCAAGGGTGAGGTGCTCTCCGTCGCCTTCGCCGGTGAGGGCCAGTTCCAGGACACCGGGGCGAAGATGATCCACATGGCCCCGCACACGAGCTCGAACATCGTCTCGAAGTCCGTCGCCCGCGGCGGGGGACGGGCCGCCTACCGCGGCCTCGTCCAGATCAACAAGGACGCCCACCACTCGACGTCGAACGTGGAGTGCGACGCGCTGCTCGTCGACTCGGTGTCCCGGTCGGACACGTACCCGTACAACGACATCCGCAACGACCACGTCTCGCTCGGCCACGAGGCCACGGTCTCGCAGGTCTCCGAGGACCAGCTGTTCTACCTCATGAGCCGCGGGCTCGAGGAGGAGGAGGCGATGGCGATGATCGTGCGCGGGTTCGTCGAACCCATCGCCAAGGAGCTCCCGATGGAATACGCCCTCGAGCTCAACCGACTTATTGAACTCCAGATGGAAGGATCGGTGGGCTAA
- the sufD gene encoding Fe-S cluster assembly protein SufD, with protein sequence MTTSSTDSAPVAGTPGGSTSAAPVEEREVTVSRPGTAQDHPTKGDRFSSFDVADFAVPHGRDEDWRFTPLRRLRGLHDGTAAPADRTRVSVSVPEGQSGVTVSELPMDDDRVGRAGAPVDRVAAQAWVSSPVADVVTVAPDTQVSGPVVVDVTGAGEDVTTYGAVLVEAGAHSEAVVVLRYRGSGTHADNIEYVLGDGASLTVVVVEDWDRDAVHLSNSHALLGRDSTLRHTYACFGGDVVRSVPHVRFDGPGGDAEMLGVYFAGDGQYFEQRLLVDHSVPNCRSNVLYKGALQGDPDSDRPEARTAWIGDVLIRPDATGTDTYEKNNNLVLTRGARADAVPNLEIQTGEIVGAGHAATVGRFDDEHMFYLRSRGIPADTARQLIVRGFFTDVIRRIPVGDIRDHLEDLVERELESTVL encoded by the coding sequence ATGACCACTTCGAGCACTGATTCCGCACCGGTCGCCGGCACGCCCGGCGGGTCGACCTCGGCCGCCCCCGTCGAGGAGCGCGAGGTCACCGTCAGCCGCCCGGGTACCGCCCAGGACCACCCCACGAAGGGCGACCGTTTCTCGTCCTTCGACGTGGCCGACTTCGCGGTCCCGCACGGCCGTGACGAGGACTGGCGCTTCACACCGCTGCGCCGGCTGCGTGGCCTGCACGACGGCACGGCCGCCCCGGCGGACCGCACCCGGGTCTCCGTCTCGGTCCCCGAGGGCCAGTCCGGTGTGACCGTCTCCGAGCTCCCGATGGACGACGACCGCGTCGGCCGGGCGGGCGCCCCCGTCGACCGGGTCGCGGCGCAGGCCTGGGTCTCCAGCCCGGTCGCCGACGTCGTCACCGTCGCCCCGGACACGCAGGTCTCCGGTCCGGTCGTCGTCGACGTCACCGGTGCCGGCGAGGACGTCACGACGTACGGCGCCGTGCTCGTCGAGGCGGGCGCCCACTCCGAGGCCGTCGTCGTCCTCCGGTACCGCGGGTCCGGCACACACGCCGACAACATCGAGTACGTCCTCGGTGACGGGGCCTCCCTGACGGTCGTCGTCGTCGAGGACTGGGACCGTGACGCGGTGCACCTGTCGAACTCGCACGCCCTCCTCGGGCGGGACTCGACCCTGCGGCACACGTACGCCTGCTTCGGCGGCGACGTCGTCCGCTCGGTGCCCCACGTGCGCTTCGACGGTCCCGGCGGTGACGCCGAGATGCTCGGCGTGTACTTCGCCGGTGACGGCCAGTACTTCGAGCAGCGGCTCCTCGTCGACCACTCGGTGCCGAACTGCCGCTCGAACGTGCTCTACAAGGGCGCGCTCCAGGGCGACCCGGACTCCGACCGTCCCGAGGCCCGCACGGCCTGGATCGGCGACGTCCTCATCCGCCCGGACGCGACGGGCACGGACACGTACGAGAAGAACAACAACCTCGTGCTCACCCGGGGCGCGCGCGCCGACGCCGTGCCGAACCTCGAGATCCAGACCGGTGAGATCGTCGGTGCCGGGCACGCGGCGACGGTGGGACGCTTCGACGACGAGCACATGTTCTACCTCCGCTCGCGCGGCATCCCCGCCGACACCGCCCGCCAGCTCATCGTCCGCGGGTTCTTCACCGACGTCATCCGGCGGATCCCCGTCGGCGACATCCGTGACCACCTCGAGGACCTCGTCGAGCGGGAGCTCGAGAGCACGGTCCTCTGA
- the sufC gene encoding Fe-S cluster assembly ATPase SufC: MSTLEIKNVHAQVVPADENDDPKPILHGVNLTVNSGETHAIMGPNGSGKSTLSYAIAGHPRYEITEGEVLLDGENLLDMDVDERARAGLFLAMQYPVEVPGVSMANFLRSAATAVRGEAPKIRDWVKEARAAMQELDIDPSFSERSVNEGFSGGEKKRHEILQLGLLKPKFAVLDETDSGLDVDALRIVSEGINRYRERENGGVIMITHYQRILNYVKPDFVHVFAGGRVVQSGGPELAAELEAHGYEKFTK; the protein is encoded by the coding sequence ATGAGCACCCTCGAGATCAAGAACGTCCACGCCCAGGTCGTCCCCGCCGACGAGAACGACGACCCGAAGCCGATCCTCCACGGTGTGAACCTCACCGTGAACTCCGGTGAGACCCACGCCATCATGGGGCCGAACGGCTCCGGCAAGTCCACCCTGTCCTACGCCATCGCCGGCCACCCCCGGTACGAGATCACGGAGGGGGAGGTCCTGCTCGACGGCGAGAACCTCCTCGACATGGACGTCGACGAGCGCGCCCGGGCCGGTCTCTTCCTCGCCATGCAGTACCCGGTCGAGGTCCCGGGCGTGTCCATGGCGAACTTCCTCCGCTCCGCGGCGACCGCGGTGCGGGGCGAGGCCCCGAAGATCCGCGACTGGGTCAAGGAGGCCCGGGCCGCGATGCAGGAGCTGGACATCGACCCGTCCTTCTCCGAGCGCTCCGTGAACGAGGGCTTCTCCGGCGGTGAGAAGAAGCGCCACGAGATCCTCCAGCTCGGGCTGCTCAAGCCGAAGTTCGCCGTCCTCGACGAGACGGACTCCGGCCTCGACGTCGATGCGCTGCGCATCGTCTCCGAGGGCATCAACCGCTACCGCGAGCGGGAGAACGGCGGGGTCATCATGATCACGCACTACCAGCGGATCCTCAACTACGTGAAGCCGGACTTCGTCCACGTCTTCGCCGGCGGACGGGTCGTCCAGTCCGGCGGCCCCGAGCTCGCCGCCGAGCTCGAGGCGCACGGGTACGAGAAGTTCACGAAGTAG